One region of Populus trichocarpa isolate Nisqually-1 chromosome 4, P.trichocarpa_v4.1, whole genome shotgun sequence genomic DNA includes:
- the LOC18098160 gene encoding mitochondrial phosphate carrier protein 1, mitochondrial isoform X1 produces MEEMRGARQGGSSLVKEFSPAYYGLCAVGGMLSAGTTHLAITPLDVLKVNMQANPIKYNSILSGFSTLLKEQGPSSLWRGWSGKLFGYGVQGGCKFGLYEYFKRLYSDVLMDQNRNFVFFLSSASAQVFADVALCPFEAVKVRVQTQPTFANGLADGFPKLYKAEGLTGFYRGLVPLWGRNLPFSMVMFTTFEQSVDLIYRNVIQRRKEDCSRSQQLGVTCLAGYVAGAVGTVISNPADNVVTSLYNKKAENVLQAVKNIGLANLFTRSLPIRIAIVGPVVTLQWFFYDTIKVSSGLPTTGGLGRHQEATDLLA; encoded by the exons ATGGAGGAGATGAGAGGGGCTCGACAAGGCGGGAGCAGTCTTGTGAAGGAGTTCTCACCTGCCTACTATGGGCTTTGTGCCGTTGGAGGCATGCTCAGCGCCGGTACCACTCACCTCGCTATCACTCCTCTTGATGTTTTAAAAGTCAATATGCAG GCGAATCCAATCAAGTATAACAGTATTTTGTCAGGGTTCTCTACCCTCTTGAAAGAACAAGGCCCTTCTTCCCTTTGGAGAGGCTGGTCTGGCAAGCTCTTTGGATATGGTGTTCAAGGTGGCTGCAAATTTGGCCTTTACGAATACTTTAAGAGGCTTTACTCAGATGTCTTGATGGATCAAAACAGGAATTTCGTATTCTTTCTCAGCAGTGCATCTGCTCAAGTATTTGCCGACGTGGCTCTTTGTCCATTTGAAGCTGTAAAAGTTCGTGTCCAAACACAGCCTACATTTGCCAATGGCTTGGCTGATGGGTTTCCAAAACTCTATAAAGCTGAAGGTCTCACTGG TTTTTACCGAGGACTTGTCCCACTTTGGGGCCGCAACCTTCCAT TCTCAATGGTAATGTTTACAACATTTGAGCAGTCAGTTGACCTAATATATCGCAACGTTATTCAACGGAGAAAAGAAGACTGCTCCAGAAGTCAACAGCTTGGTGTGACATGTTTGGCTGGCTATGTAGCTGGAGCTGTTGGTACTGTGATTTCTAATCCAGCTGACAATGTTGTTACCTCTCTTTACAATAAAAAGGCTGAGAATGTGCTTCAG GCTGTGAAAAATATTGGACTAGCTAACCTTTTCACTCGAAGTCTTCCTATTCGGATCGCAATCGTGGGGCCTGTTGTTACTTTGCAGTGGTTCTTCTATGACACCATCAAAGTATCAAGTGGACT
- the LOC18098160 gene encoding mitochondrial phosphate carrier protein 1, mitochondrial isoform X2, translating to MEEMRGARQGGSSLVKEFSPAYYGLCAVGGMLSAGTTHLAITPLDVLKVNMQANPIKYNSILSGFSTLLKEQGPSSLWRGWSGKLFGYGVQGGCKFGLYEYFKRLYSDVLMDQNRNFVFFLSSASAQVFADVALCPFEAVKVRVQTQPTFANGLADGFPKLYKAEGLTGFYRGLVPLWGRNLPFSMVMFTTFEQSVDLIYRNVIQRRKEDCSRSQQLGVTCLAGYVAGAVGTVISNPADNVVTSLYNKKAENVLQAVKNIGLANLFTRSLPIRIAIVGPVVTLQWFFYDTIKVSSGLLRAETHESLRT from the exons ATGGAGGAGATGAGAGGGGCTCGACAAGGCGGGAGCAGTCTTGTGAAGGAGTTCTCACCTGCCTACTATGGGCTTTGTGCCGTTGGAGGCATGCTCAGCGCCGGTACCACTCACCTCGCTATCACTCCTCTTGATGTTTTAAAAGTCAATATGCAG GCGAATCCAATCAAGTATAACAGTATTTTGTCAGGGTTCTCTACCCTCTTGAAAGAACAAGGCCCTTCTTCCCTTTGGAGAGGCTGGTCTGGCAAGCTCTTTGGATATGGTGTTCAAGGTGGCTGCAAATTTGGCCTTTACGAATACTTTAAGAGGCTTTACTCAGATGTCTTGATGGATCAAAACAGGAATTTCGTATTCTTTCTCAGCAGTGCATCTGCTCAAGTATTTGCCGACGTGGCTCTTTGTCCATTTGAAGCTGTAAAAGTTCGTGTCCAAACACAGCCTACATTTGCCAATGGCTTGGCTGATGGGTTTCCAAAACTCTATAAAGCTGAAGGTCTCACTGG TTTTTACCGAGGACTTGTCCCACTTTGGGGCCGCAACCTTCCAT TCTCAATGGTAATGTTTACAACATTTGAGCAGTCAGTTGACCTAATATATCGCAACGTTATTCAACGGAGAAAAGAAGACTGCTCCAGAAGTCAACAGCTTGGTGTGACATGTTTGGCTGGCTATGTAGCTGGAGCTGTTGGTACTGTGATTTCTAATCCAGCTGACAATGTTGTTACCTCTCTTTACAATAAAAAGGCTGAGAATGTGCTTCAG GCTGTGAAAAATATTGGACTAGCTAACCTTTTCACTCGAAGTCTTCCTATTCGGATCGCAATCGTGGGGCCTGTTGTTACTTTGCAGTGGTTCTTCTATGACACCATCAAAGTATCAAGTGGACT